One segment of Xylanibacillus composti DNA contains the following:
- the hflX gene encoding GTPase HflX — MDQEIALLIGTAIGPKEDRDEAEASMLELAELAESADVRVAGSMIQQRPAADARWLIGKGKVLELRMRMEQEGANVAIFDTELSPAQVRNLEEALGCKIIDRTQLILDIFAQRAKTREGKLQVELAQLNYLLPRLSGHGVHLSRLGGGIGTRGPGETKLETDRRHIQRRVRDLKQQLRELERHRSLHRARRRKNGVFQVSLVGYTNAGKSTLLRALTGADAYVENRLFATLDPTTRTMRLPSGKEVLLTDTVGFIRNLPHDLVAAFRSTLEEVCEADLILHVVDGSDPERGRRIEVVDNVLEELGAGSKEQLLVYNKRDLAEVRTELLAPPGHALSVSALDSGDMQQLKERIEQLLQGETIALSIPAADGRALADAYRIGEVISRHEDGEHIHVQVRVNARDYEQQAYRIMPYLISSDIQQEEPRT, encoded by the coding sequence ATGGATCAAGAAATTGCCCTATTAATCGGAACCGCAATCGGACCCAAAGAAGATCGGGATGAGGCAGAGGCTTCCATGCTGGAACTGGCTGAGCTCGCCGAATCGGCAGATGTGCGAGTAGCCGGCAGCATGATCCAGCAGCGTCCGGCCGCAGATGCAAGATGGCTGATCGGCAAGGGAAAGGTGCTGGAGCTTCGGATGCGCATGGAGCAGGAGGGAGCGAATGTGGCGATTTTTGACACGGAGCTCTCTCCTGCCCAGGTTCGCAACTTGGAGGAGGCGCTTGGCTGCAAAATCATTGACCGCACTCAGCTTATTCTGGACATTTTCGCACAGCGGGCGAAAACCCGGGAGGGCAAGCTGCAGGTGGAGCTGGCGCAATTGAATTATTTGCTGCCCCGGTTGTCGGGTCATGGCGTGCATCTGTCGAGGCTGGGCGGCGGCATCGGCACGCGCGGACCCGGCGAGACGAAGCTGGAGACGGACCGACGCCACATTCAACGGCGAGTGCGGGACTTGAAGCAGCAGCTGCGCGAGCTGGAGCGGCATCGCTCGCTGCATCGGGCCCGCCGGCGCAAGAACGGCGTCTTCCAAGTTTCGCTCGTCGGCTATACAAACGCCGGCAAATCTACCCTGCTGCGCGCCCTTACGGGAGCGGATGCCTATGTAGAGAATCGGCTGTTCGCAACGCTCGATCCGACAACTCGCACCATGCGGCTTCCGAGCGGCAAGGAAGTGCTTTTGACCGATACGGTAGGCTTCATTCGGAACCTGCCGCACGATTTGGTCGCCGCCTTCCGCTCTACGCTTGAGGAGGTGTGCGAGGCCGACCTGATTTTGCATGTTGTGGACGGTTCCGATCCGGAACGGGGACGACGGATTGAGGTTGTGGATAACGTACTTGAGGAGCTCGGAGCAGGCAGCAAGGAACAGCTGCTTGTGTACAACAAGCGGGATTTGGCGGAAGTTCGGACGGAGCTGCTTGCGCCGCCGGGGCATGCGCTGTCGGTCAGCGCATTGGACAGCGGGGATATGCAGCAGCTGAAGGAGCGGATTGAGCAGCTGCTGCAGGGAGAGACGATCGCCTTGTCCATTCCGGCAGCAGACGGACGGGCGCTGGCTGATGCATATCGGATCGGGGAAGTGATCAGCCGCCACGAGGACGGCGAGCATATACATGTTCAGGTACGGGTTAATGCCCGGGATTACGAGCAGCAAGCGTACCGCATCATGCCCTATCTGATCAGCTCGGACATTCAGCAGGAAGAGCCGCGTACGTAA
- a CDS encoding AAA family ATPase — translation MSDQLLQTERRTITRKTRQINVVLRNAEAVVKPAEAPEPPLQGRHIDADGPFKELFRELDQMIGLDHVKELVYEIYALLQIKKYREQAGLHTGSHVYHMVFRGNPGTGKTTVARIVAKLFQSMGMLSKGHLIEAERADLVGEYIGHTALKTRELVKKAMGGILFIDEAYSLARGGEKDFGKECIDALVKAMEDHKNDFILILAGYTDEMEQFLMTNPGLPSRFPIQIDFPDYTVDQLIRIAEQMLKERQYHMLPQALMKMKEHLMQEKQAFGQVFSNARYVRNQIERAMRFQAVRLMKAHPAVPTKQELMSILPEDLRFD, via the coding sequence ATGAGCGATCAACTGCTGCAAACCGAGCGCAGGACCATTACCCGCAAGACACGGCAGATCAATGTCGTGCTTCGCAATGCCGAAGCGGTGGTTAAGCCTGCCGAAGCTCCGGAGCCCCCGCTGCAAGGCCGTCATATCGATGCTGACGGACCGTTCAAGGAGTTGTTTCGCGAATTGGACCAAATGATCGGACTGGATCATGTGAAGGAGCTGGTATACGAAATTTACGCCCTGCTCCAGATCAAGAAGTATCGGGAGCAGGCCGGGCTACATACCGGCTCGCACGTCTATCATATGGTATTTCGAGGCAACCCCGGCACAGGCAAAACGACTGTTGCGCGCATCGTCGCCAAGCTGTTTCAGTCGATGGGCATGCTGAGCAAAGGGCATCTCATCGAGGCCGAAAGGGCTGATCTGGTAGGCGAATATATCGGCCATACGGCTTTGAAGACAAGAGAGCTTGTAAAAAAAGCGATGGGTGGTATCCTATTCATTGACGAAGCCTACAGCTTGGCGCGCGGCGGCGAAAAGGACTTCGGCAAAGAATGCATCGATGCGCTCGTCAAGGCGATGGAAGATCACAAGAATGATTTTATTTTGATCTTGGCGGGTTACACCGATGAAATGGAGCAGTTTCTCATGACGAATCCGGGACTGCCGTCGCGCTTTCCGATCCAGATTGACTTCCCGGATTATACTGTGGATCAGCTGATTCGCATTGCCGAACAAATGCTGAAGGAGCGGCAGTATCATATGCTGCCTCAGGCGCTGATGAAGATGAAGGAGCATCTGATGCAGGAGAAGCAGGCGTTCGGGCAAGTGTTCAGCAACGCCAGATACGTACGGAACCAAATCGAGCGCGCCATGCGCTTTCAGGCGGTGCGCCTGATGAAGGCCCATCCGGCTGTGCCGACCAAACAGGAATTGATGAGTATCCTGCCAGAGGATCTGAGATTTGACTAG
- the fabV gene encoding enoyl-ACP reductase FabV, protein MIIQPKIRGFICTTAHPEGCARHVQEQIEYVKSRPKQAAGPKKVLVIGASTGYGLASRIAATFGSGAATIGVFFEKPASGSRTASAGWYNTAAFEQAAQAEGYYATSLNGDAFSDELKQQTIARIREDLGQVDLVVYSLASPRRTHPRTGETFTSVIKPIGAAYTNKTVDVHSGKVSEITVEPATEEEVRHTVAIMGGEDWIMWMDALQEAGVLAEGVQTVAYSYIGPSVTHAIYREGTIGRAKDDLEKSAHELNGKLSELSGKAYVSVNKALVTQSSAAIPIVPLYISLLYKVMKEKNLHEGCIEQMVRLFEERLYTNGAVPVDEKGRIRVDDLEMREDVQQAVADLWGQVTTDNLESISDIAGYRSEFLRLFGFGLAGIDYEAETEADVAVPTLSQESK, encoded by the coding sequence ATGATTATTCAACCCAAAATTCGCGGTTTTATATGCACAACTGCACACCCGGAGGGCTGCGCCCGACATGTGCAGGAGCAAATTGAATATGTGAAATCCCGCCCGAAGCAAGCGGCAGGTCCGAAGAAGGTGCTTGTCATCGGCGCTTCAACCGGTTATGGGCTCGCTTCCCGCATTGCGGCGACCTTCGGCTCCGGCGCGGCCACGATCGGCGTATTCTTCGAGAAGCCTGCATCGGGATCGCGCACAGCCTCTGCCGGCTGGTACAATACGGCTGCGTTCGAGCAGGCGGCACAAGCGGAAGGCTACTATGCAACCAGCCTGAATGGCGATGCCTTCTCGGATGAGCTGAAGCAGCAGACGATCGCCCGCATCCGCGAGGATTTGGGCCAGGTAGATCTCGTCGTGTACAGCCTGGCTTCCCCTCGCCGCACCCATCCGCGCACCGGCGAGACATTCACCTCGGTCATTAAGCCGATTGGCGCCGCTTATACGAATAAGACGGTTGATGTTCACAGCGGCAAAGTGTCGGAAATTACGGTCGAACCGGCTACCGAAGAGGAAGTTCGCCACACGGTGGCGATCATGGGCGGCGAAGACTGGATCATGTGGATGGACGCGCTGCAGGAGGCCGGTGTGCTGGCCGAGGGCGTTCAGACTGTGGCCTACTCCTATATCGGCCCTTCCGTTACGCATGCGATTTACCGCGAGGGTACCATTGGACGCGCCAAGGATGATCTGGAAAAGTCGGCTCACGAGCTGAATGGCAAGCTGAGCGAGTTGAGCGGCAAGGCCTATGTGTCCGTGAACAAGGCACTGGTAACCCAGTCCAGTGCGGCGATTCCGATTGTGCCCTTGTACATTTCCCTGCTGTACAAAGTGATGAAGGAAAAGAACTTGCATGAGGGCTGCATCGAGCAGATGGTTCGGTTGTTTGAAGAACGGCTGTATACGAACGGCGCAGTGCCGGTGGACGAGAAGGGACGCATTCGCGTTGACGATTTGGAGATGCGCGAGGATGTCCAGCAAGCGGTAGCCGATCTCTGGGGCCAGGTCACGACAGACAACCTGGAGAGCATTTCCGACATTGCCGGCTACCGCAGCGAGTTCTTGCGCCTGTTCGGCTTTGGACTTGCAGGCATCGATTATGAAGCAGAAACAGAAGCGGATGTGGCTGTACCAACGCTATCGCAAGAGAGCAAATAA
- a CDS encoding 2-phosphosulfolactate phosphatase produces the protein MNIRILHGKQGAAEAAGLAVVIDVFRAFSTACYAYAGGCKAIYPTGSIAEAYRRQEELPGALLVGERGGVMVEGFDFGNSPSLIAAADVRGRSIVHTTSAGTQGLIGAAQAEEVITGAFVNAAAIARYIRQSAAREVSLIAMGLGGTEPADEDTLCAEYLRDLLLNRPVDFAEIRRYLAEDSTTGRFLDLVGEASAPKEDFDYCLDLDRFAFVLRAEWEDGRLVLRQIPVSAG, from the coding sequence GTGAATATACGAATTTTGCACGGCAAGCAAGGCGCGGCGGAAGCGGCGGGGCTTGCTGTGGTCATTGATGTGTTTCGCGCTTTTTCTACGGCATGCTACGCCTATGCGGGCGGCTGCAAGGCCATCTACCCGACCGGATCGATAGCGGAGGCGTACAGGCGCCAAGAGGAGCTGCCTGGCGCCCTGCTTGTCGGCGAGCGAGGAGGCGTAATGGTGGAGGGCTTTGACTTCGGCAACTCGCCATCGCTGATTGCTGCAGCTGATGTGCGCGGCCGCAGCATTGTGCACACAACGAGCGCAGGCACACAAGGATTGATTGGCGCCGCGCAAGCGGAAGAGGTGATCACGGGAGCGTTCGTGAACGCTGCTGCGATCGCACGCTATATCCGGCAGTCTGCCGCGCGCGAAGTTTCCCTGATTGCTATGGGACTTGGCGGCACAGAGCCGGCTGATGAGGATACGCTGTGCGCGGAATACTTGCGCGATCTTCTCTTGAACCGTCCTGTGGATTTCGCGGAAATTCGGCGTTATCTTGCCGAGGACAGCACAACTGGACGATTCCTCGATTTGGTCGGCGAGGCATCTGCGCCTAAGGAGGATTTCGACTATTGCCTGGATCTGGACCGCTTTGCATTCGTGCTTCGCGCCGAATGGGAAGACGGACGGCTTGTTCTGCGCCAAATCCCGGTTTCAGCGGGGTAA
- a CDS encoding YdcF family protein — protein MGKRKRRRIVAVWGTWIRSIGLVTVLGILWVLYVQIVLATPDNADADDTADVAVVLGAALWEGRPSPALVERLERAIDLYRNGQTAHIIVSGGYDYEGAPYTEAEGMRLYLLERGVAEEAIVLEQEATNTYENVSFSLALMEQRGWTSAFIVTHSYHGPRALDMAQYAGYEQAALAVTPSRVMNMTYHRARETLAYTKWQVDKLGMELDRVLQ, from the coding sequence ATGGGGAAAAGGAAGAGGCGCCGTATCGTGGCGGTATGGGGCACATGGATCAGATCGATCGGCCTGGTTACTGTGCTTGGCATCCTTTGGGTGCTGTATGTCCAGATTGTGCTGGCAACGCCGGACAACGCGGATGCCGACGATACGGCGGATGTGGCAGTGGTGCTCGGCGCCGCACTGTGGGAGGGCAGGCCGAGCCCTGCGCTTGTCGAGCGGCTGGAGCGAGCGATTGACTTGTATAGAAACGGGCAAACCGCGCATATCATTGTAAGCGGAGGCTATGATTATGAGGGCGCCCCATATACGGAAGCCGAGGGCATGCGCCTTTATTTGCTGGAGCGCGGGGTCGCCGAGGAAGCGATTGTGCTGGAGCAGGAAGCGACCAATACGTATGAGAATGTCAGCTTCAGCCTGGCGCTGATGGAACAGCGGGGATGGACCTCCGCCTTTATTGTTACCCATTCCTATCACGGGCCGCGTGCGCTGGATATGGCGCAATATGCCGGCTACGAGCAGGCAGCGCTTGCGGTAACGCCGTCCAGAGTCATGAATATGACGTATCATCGGGCCAGGGAAACGCTGGCATATACGAAATGGCAGGTCGACAAGCTGGGAATGGAGCTGGATCGGGTGCTGCAGTAA
- a CDS encoding alpha/beta hydrolase, protein MTTSKSCLLLHGFTGGPEEVEPLAVYLRSLGWHTEQPVLPGHDGPLCKLEGVRYEAWLQAAYEAAVRMRSSSETFVVAGFSMGGMLAAYTAARVPVDKLVLLNAALIYVSPMRFIRALTGKLLHKREEMAPFGKMGQVPLSAVREFMRLVRYCKPMLGEVRAPALIIQGEQDPIVHPLSARYLARKLPGAVGLERFPRSRHMICWDVEASEVMEKVGVFLEEGGCRC, encoded by the coding sequence ATGACGACAAGCAAGAGCTGTCTGTTGCTGCACGGCTTTACAGGCGGACCCGAGGAGGTCGAGCCGCTGGCCGTCTACCTCCGGTCGCTGGGCTGGCACACCGAACAGCCAGTGCTTCCCGGACATGACGGTCCGCTGTGCAAGTTGGAGGGCGTTCGATATGAAGCGTGGCTGCAGGCCGCCTACGAAGCAGCAGTCAGAATGCGCAGCAGCAGTGAAACCTTCGTTGTTGCAGGTTTTTCTATGGGCGGCATGCTTGCGGCCTACACGGCGGCAAGAGTGCCAGTCGACAAGCTGGTGCTGCTGAACGCCGCTCTCATCTATGTTAGCCCGATGCGGTTTATTCGCGCTTTGACGGGAAAGCTGCTGCATAAGCGCGAGGAGATGGCGCCGTTCGGGAAGATGGGCCAGGTGCCGCTGTCCGCTGTCCGCGAATTTATGCGGCTTGTGCGCTACTGCAAGCCAATGCTTGGCGAAGTGCGCGCCCCGGCTTTGATCATTCAGGGCGAGCAAGATCCGATTGTACATCCGTTAAGCGCCCGCTATTTGGCAAGAAAACTGCCCGGCGCAGTAGGACTGGAGCGCTTTCCGCGGTCCAGACATATGATTTGCTGGGATGTCGAGGCGTCGGAAGTCATGGAGAAAGTGGGCGTATTTCTGGAAGAGGGCGGCTGCCGCTGCTAG
- a CDS encoding MBL fold metallo-hydrolase, giving the protein MEFRLQMIGTGSAFAKKYYNNNALLMCQDRSLLIDCGITAPMALHEAGRAFQQLDGILVTHLHADHIGGLEEAAFVTKFSGGRKLRLFVPKPLIDPLWEHSLKAGLEDSQFGQDLSGYFDVVPLYEGEEQELLPGIAVEILKTDHIPNKDSYSLLLNGNFFYSADVKFNAELIISMIEEKGCGTVLHDCQLEGRPTVHATLDELLSLPAYVQEKIMLMHYGDNMEDYRDRIGSMSFIRQRAIYHIEKTGRIRALSD; this is encoded by the coding sequence ATGGAATTTCGGTTGCAGATGATCGGGACAGGCAGTGCCTTTGCCAAAAAATACTATAACAACAATGCTTTGCTGATGTGCCAGGACCGCTCCCTGCTCATCGATTGCGGCATTACCGCTCCAATGGCCCTGCATGAAGCCGGCAGAGCCTTTCAGCAATTGGATGGCATTCTCGTCACGCATCTGCATGCGGATCACATCGGGGGCTTGGAAGAGGCAGCGTTCGTGACCAAATTTTCGGGCGGCCGCAAGTTAAGATTATTCGTACCGAAACCATTAATTGACCCGCTATGGGAGCATTCTCTAAAGGCCGGTCTGGAGGATTCGCAATTCGGGCAAGATTTATCCGGCTACTTCGATGTGGTGCCGCTTTATGAAGGCGAAGAGCAGGAGCTGCTGCCCGGCATTGCCGTAGAGATTCTAAAAACTGACCATATTCCGAATAAAGACAGCTATTCCTTGTTATTGAACGGGAATTTCTTTTACAGTGCGGATGTCAAATTCAATGCGGAGCTCATTATTTCCATGATCGAAGAGAAGGGGTGCGGAACTGTTCTGCACGATTGCCAGTTGGAAGGCAGGCCCACCGTTCATGCGACATTGGACGAGCTGTTGTCCCTGCCTGCCTATGTACAAGAAAAGATTATGCTGATGCATTACGGCGACAATATGGAAGATTACAGGGACCGCATCGGCAGTATGTCCTTTATCCGCCAACGCGCAATCTACCACATTGAAAAGACAGGACGCATTCGCGCCCTGTCCGATTAG
- a CDS encoding DUF3892 domain-containing protein yields MDANKESFVAVQKNGEGDITAFQTSAGRVLNYEQALQEVQNGNIIGVNSFKGRDGEMYIRGDADGDPSNNLDQLPTF; encoded by the coding sequence ATGGATGCGAATAAAGAAAGCTTTGTAGCTGTGCAGAAGAACGGGGAAGGAGATATCACCGCATTCCAGACTTCAGCCGGGCGTGTGCTGAATTACGAGCAAGCCTTGCAAGAAGTGCAGAATGGAAATATCATCGGTGTCAATTCCTTCAAGGGAAGAGACGGAGAGATGTACATCCGCGGCGATGCGGACGGAGATCCAAGCAACAATCTGGATCAACTGCCTACCTTCTAA
- a CDS encoding ATP-binding protein: MTIVLVRITAPLLVLLITLYVIIEYDVSSLTWMLTASGILMLTSALPGKPIVSGARFASLLAFAYTAKTDWLLILFLMLAFLHAHELKKPFKAKWVFASYGMSFLLLQWIAHSFANVSPVKTAICGLCFVAAYFLTYHYLDVHSRNKQLIDANLRLVSQDPLTGLLNFQEFHKRLHTLIQLENHLALVLIDCADLKSMNSEMGFLEGNRLLKKVAELMKRSFPDAYLLARCGGDEFALVLHRIDEEEILQRLEQFLEKRLPEMTGIQITYGKALYPENGRSKDELIQIAEEDMFMMKRKLWLKREEHMLRSEQLRVVGELASGMAHEIRNPLTTIKGFLQISKTNHYNIEPWYELILDEITRMSDLTGEFLQLSRNQTTMYEVEPLQHCLQRVKALVEAEAIRLGFQLEYLPYPKPLPVWMDQDKLIQVLINIVKNAFEAMEPGGKVTICNMVEHGQAIIDITDEGKGIPEDKLDEIFLPFYTTKDQGTGLGLSICHRIVLDHKGSMEVFSELGKGTTFRVKLPIHAESAEALLLSDTEEQVNA; encoded by the coding sequence GTGACGATAGTGTTAGTCCGTATTACCGCTCCATTACTAGTTCTGCTTATTACGTTATATGTCATAATCGAATATGACGTCAGCTCCTTGACTTGGATGCTGACTGCCTCGGGCATCCTGATGCTGACTTCCGCACTGCCCGGAAAGCCGATCGTCAGCGGCGCAAGATTCGCTTCACTTCTTGCTTTCGCCTATACGGCGAAGACAGATTGGCTGCTTATCTTGTTTTTGATGCTGGCCTTTCTCCACGCACATGAGCTGAAAAAACCGTTCAAGGCTAAGTGGGTGTTCGCAAGCTACGGCATGTCGTTTCTGCTCCTGCAATGGATTGCGCATTCATTCGCTAACGTCTCGCCTGTCAAGACGGCTATATGCGGACTTTGCTTCGTTGCTGCCTACTTCCTGACCTATCACTATCTCGATGTCCATTCCCGCAACAAGCAGCTGATCGATGCCAACTTGAGACTGGTAAGCCAGGACCCGCTTACCGGATTGTTGAACTTTCAGGAATTTCACAAGCGCTTGCATACGCTCATTCAGTTGGAAAACCATCTGGCACTTGTGCTGATCGACTGTGCAGACTTGAAATCGATGAACAGCGAGATGGGCTTTCTGGAGGGCAATCGATTATTGAAAAAAGTCGCCGAGCTGATGAAACGATCCTTCCCCGACGCTTACTTGCTCGCGCGATGCGGCGGAGACGAATTCGCTCTCGTGCTGCATCGCATCGACGAAGAGGAAATACTGCAGCGTCTGGAGCAATTTCTGGAGAAGCGGCTGCCGGAGATGACAGGCATCCAAATTACTTACGGCAAAGCGCTGTATCCGGAAAACGGGAGGTCGAAGGATGAGCTCATCCAAATTGCCGAAGAAGACATGTTCATGATGAAGCGCAAGCTGTGGCTCAAGCGGGAAGAGCATATGCTTCGTTCCGAACAGCTGCGCGTCGTGGGCGAATTGGCCTCCGGCATGGCGCACGAAATTCGGAATCCGCTTACAACGATCAAGGGCTTTCTGCAAATATCGAAAACAAACCATTACAACATCGAGCCGTGGTACGAGCTGATTCTGGATGAGATTACACGAATGAGCGACTTGACAGGCGAATTCCTGCAGCTGTCCCGCAATCAAACAACGATGTACGAAGTCGAGCCGCTGCAGCATTGCCTGCAGCGAGTAAAAGCCTTGGTGGAAGCAGAAGCGATCCGTCTCGGCTTTCAACTCGAGTATCTGCCTTATCCGAAGCCGCTTCCGGTCTGGATGGATCAGGACAAGCTCATCCAGGTGCTGATCAATATTGTCAAAAATGCATTTGAAGCAATGGAGCCCGGCGGCAAGGTGACCATCTGCAATATGGTGGAACATGGCCAAGCCATTATCGATATTACAGACGAAGGCAAGGGCATTCCCGAAGACAAGCTGGACGAGATTTTTCTCCCCTTCTATACGACGAAGGATCAAGGAACCGGCCTCGGCCTGTCGATTTGTCACCGGATTGTGCTGGATCATAAAGGCTCGATGGAGGTGTTCAGCGAGCTGGGAAAAGGAACCACGTTTCGTGTGAAATTGCCCATTCACGCCGAATCCGCCGAAGCCTTGCTGCTATCCGACACGGAAGAACAAGTAAACGCCTGA
- a CDS encoding GNAT family N-acetyltransferase, which yields MLDVQVVRTEEQLAHCLSVRRKVFVEEQGVPEQLETDELDNLSSGARHVLAVHGDQPVGTGRWKRYAADAAKLQRIAVLPDWRGHGFGLAILHALEASALAEGCDRAILDAQVHARRFYEQAGYAAESEDIFDDAGIPHIRMEKRLIG from the coding sequence ATGCTGGATGTACAAGTCGTCCGCACGGAAGAGCAGCTCGCTCATTGCCTCAGCGTGCGCAGGAAGGTGTTCGTGGAGGAGCAAGGGGTGCCCGAACAGCTGGAGACCGACGAGCTGGACAACCTGTCAAGCGGGGCTAGGCATGTGCTGGCTGTCCATGGAGACCAGCCGGTCGGAACAGGACGCTGGAAGCGCTATGCAGCCGATGCCGCCAAATTGCAGCGCATTGCCGTGCTTCCCGACTGGCGCGGGCATGGCTTCGGTCTTGCGATCCTGCATGCGCTGGAGGCCTCGGCTTTAGCGGAAGGCTGCGACCGGGCCATACTGGATGCCCAGGTGCACGCGAGAAGATTTTACGAACAAGCCGGATATGCGGCCGAATCCGAGGACATCTTCGATGACGCGGGCATTCCGCACATCCGCATGGAAAAACGCCTGATCGGTTGA
- a CDS encoding conserved virulence factor C family protein, producing MNIVSIEPTPSPNTMKLNMDERVSVGKTYTTENARSAPPYIRSMLEIEGIKSIFHTADFIALDRVPGMDWKPILTQVREVFGQRSAEREPTPDTADGFGEVRVFVQTFRRIPMQIRVRTEQEEVREGLPARFTEKAMEAGLASPNLIKERKLEDWGIRYGDPRDIAEQVLQELDAAYDDERLNAMVRRAQQAQEETGVELDVQGSLDDEEVLRLLEADDWRKRYAALERWEPSAAGLAVIEKALDDKHMSVRRLAVVHIGELEADAALPLLFRALKDDSPAVRRTAGDTISDLGDKRAMEPMIEALKDANKLVRWRAARFLYEAGDERAVPALKQAVDDPEFEVSLQAAWALERIEGGEEAVGTVWQQMTRERHGNG from the coding sequence ATGAACATCGTTTCGATCGAGCCGACCCCCAGTCCGAATACGATGAAGCTGAACATGGACGAACGGGTGAGTGTCGGCAAGACTTACACAACGGAGAATGCGCGTTCGGCCCCTCCCTATATTCGGAGCATGCTGGAAATCGAGGGTATCAAGAGCATCTTCCATACCGCTGACTTTATCGCGCTGGATCGCGTCCCGGGCATGGACTGGAAGCCGATTCTCACTCAGGTGCGTGAAGTGTTCGGACAGCGTTCGGCCGAACGAGAACCTACGCCGGACACGGCCGACGGCTTCGGTGAAGTACGGGTATTCGTACAGACGTTCCGCCGTATCCCGATGCAGATTCGCGTTCGCACGGAGCAGGAAGAGGTGAGAGAAGGACTGCCCGCTCGATTTACCGAGAAGGCGATGGAAGCAGGGCTGGCCTCGCCCAATCTGATCAAGGAGCGCAAGCTGGAGGATTGGGGAATCCGCTATGGCGATCCGCGGGATATTGCTGAACAGGTGCTCCAGGAGCTGGACGCGGCGTATGACGACGAACGCTTGAACGCAATGGTGCGCCGGGCGCAGCAGGCGCAGGAGGAGACGGGCGTCGAGCTGGATGTGCAGGGAAGCTTGGACGACGAGGAAGTGCTGAGGCTGCTGGAAGCGGATGACTGGCGCAAGCGCTATGCCGCATTGGAACGCTGGGAGCCGTCCGCTGCAGGCTTGGCCGTGATCGAAAAGGCGCTGGACGACAAGCATATGTCTGTGCGCCGCTTGGCTGTCGTGCACATAGGCGAACTGGAAGCGGACGCAGCTCTGCCTTTGCTGTTCCGCGCACTGAAGGACGATTCGCCGGCAGTCCGCCGTACCGCAGGAGATACGATTTCGGATTTGGGCGACAAGCGAGCGATGGAGCCGATGATCGAAGCGCTGAAGGATGCCAACAAGCTGGTCCGTTGGCGAGCGGCCCGCTTCTTGTATGAAGCTGGCGATGAGCGTGCGGTTCCGGCGCTGAAGCAGGCGGTGGATGACCCGGAATTCGAGGTCAGCCTTCAGGCGGCTTGGGCGCTTGAGCGCATCGAGGGCGGCGAGGAAGCGGTCGGTACTGTCTGGCAGCAGATGACGCGCGAGCGGCATGGGAACGGATAG
- the kapB gene encoding kinase-associated lipoprotein B, with product MEREQGHKSSQAANETLQPGDPVVAEYKTGVYIGELVELIPGKAKVRVLAVVKHPEQGNLHVGHRTDVSMFHQRRALAFREVANMPLASVRRYTSEIPDYYPSLQGAIRREIEELEERAKWARQSVESLRELQGEYDRQYAR from the coding sequence ATGGAGCGAGAGCAAGGACACAAGTCGTCACAAGCGGCGAATGAGACGCTGCAGCCGGGCGATCCCGTAGTAGCGGAATACAAGACAGGCGTATACATAGGAGAGCTGGTGGAGCTCATTCCCGGCAAAGCCAAGGTGCGGGTGCTGGCCGTGGTCAAGCATCCGGAGCAGGGGAATCTGCATGTCGGCCACCGGACCGACGTCTCGATGTTTCATCAGCGGCGCGCGCTTGCTTTCCGTGAGGTGGCGAATATGCCTTTGGCGTCTGTCCGGCGTTATACCAGCGAGATCCCGGATTACTATCCATCCCTGCAAGGGGCGATTCGGCGGGAAATCGAGGAGCTGGAGGAGCGGGCGAAATGGGCGCGCCAATCGGTAGAATCGCTGCGCGAGCTGCAGGGCGAGTATGATCGACAATATGCGAGGTAG
- the ytxJ gene encoding bacillithiol system redox-active protein YtxJ — translation MAQYRELTSIEDWQRELAATDSKPLLVFKHSTVCPISAAAKEEFEAYVNDLKGSASEPEAVLVKVIESRPVSNQIADDLGVRHESPQLFYVRNGAASWHASHNAITYESIDSAVKNG, via the coding sequence ATGGCGCAATACCGGGAATTGACAAGCATCGAAGACTGGCAACGGGAGCTCGCAGCCACGGATTCGAAGCCGCTGCTCGTTTTTAAACACAGCACAGTATGCCCGATCAGCGCAGCAGCGAAGGAGGAATTCGAAGCGTATGTGAACGATCTAAAGGGATCGGCTTCGGAGCCTGAGGCGGTTCTGGTCAAGGTGATCGAATCGCGGCCGGTTTCCAATCAAATTGCCGACGATCTCGGCGTTCGGCATGAATCGCCGCAATTGTTCTATGTGAGGAATGGAGCAGCAAGCTGGCATGCCTCGCATAATGCCATCACCTACGAAAGCATTGACTCGGCAGTGAAGAACGGGTAG